The Candidatus Neomarinimicrobiota bacterium genome has a window encoding:
- a CDS encoding diaminopimelate epimerase: protein MSKKMIPFTKAQSGGNDFVLFDAEQCPDTIREPGFIQRVCARHKGVGADGVLIVGPADEPGVDFKLDYHNADGSWETFCANGSRCAVAYYGRREGIGGRVTLLTGAGRHTAELLPDSQVRL from the coding sequence GTGAGCAAGAAGATGATTCCCTTCACCAAGGCCCAGAGTGGGGGCAATGACTTTGTGCTCTTTGATGCTGAGCAGTGTCCCGACACGATTCGGGAGCCGGGTTTTATTCAGCGGGTGTGCGCTCGGCACAAGGGTGTTGGCGCTGATGGGGTGTTGATTGTGGGCCCTGCGGATGAGCCGGGGGTGGACTTCAAGCTGGACTACCATAATGCGGACGGCAGCTGGGAGACCTTTTGTGCGAACGGCAGTCGCTGTGCGGTGGCCTATTATGGCCGTCGCGAAGGTATTGGTGGCAGAGTCACCCTGCTTACCGGTGCCGGCAGGCATACAGCCGAACTGTTGCCCGATAGCCAGGTACGGCTGC